One window from the genome of Cumulibacter soli encodes:
- a CDS encoding response regulator, translating into MTALALVLIDDHPVVRAGIRALLDAQPDLRVVGEGASLAEAIDAVTANRPDVVLMDLNLGGGADGVDATRAIRALPDPPAVLVLTTYDTEADVLKALDAGAAGYLLKDVAPEVLWDGIRTVAGGGTVFAASVAARLIRRSADPSPGITAREVQVLELLSRGLSNRELARELLVSEATVKSHLSHIYGKLGVDTRAGAVTAAIERRVIRT; encoded by the coding sequence GTGACTGCACTCGCATTAGTTCTCATCGACGATCACCCCGTGGTGCGCGCCGGGATCCGTGCGCTGCTCGATGCGCAACCAGACTTGAGGGTCGTCGGCGAGGGGGCCAGCCTCGCCGAGGCGATCGACGCGGTGACGGCGAACCGACCAGACGTCGTCTTGATGGACCTCAACCTTGGTGGTGGAGCTGACGGCGTGGACGCGACTCGCGCGATTCGCGCGCTGCCGGACCCGCCGGCGGTACTGGTGCTGACGACGTACGACACGGAAGCGGACGTACTCAAGGCGCTCGATGCGGGAGCTGCCGGCTACCTCCTGAAAGACGTCGCACCAGAGGTGTTGTGGGACGGAATCCGCACCGTCGCCGGCGGCGGAACGGTCTTCGCGGCGTCCGTGGCTGCGCGGCTCATCCGGCGCTCGGCAGATCCGTCACCGGGTATCACCGCGCGCGAGGTGCAGGTCCTGGAACTGCTATCGCGGGGATTATCGAACCGGGAGTTGGCGCGCGAGTTGTTGGTCTCCGAGGCCACCGTCAAGTCGCATCTGTCGCATATCTACGGCAAACTCGGCGTCGACACTCGCGCCGGTGCGGTGACGGCGGCCATCGAGCGCCGCGTCATCCGTACATAG
- a CDS encoding ankyrin repeat domain-containing protein, protein MDTDDALDEDRYRGLNLRREGGPPRAHHDPEAHMSPHTRIVSALVLGVALLLSGCGAGADTGSGPRTDTSSSAPTNSAPTSTSEASTSAPAPSPSDNNKKQDQQAMDAQLRQAAWDGDVEAAAELIAQGADVNAQDETQQSAFLIAASEGPLEMLRLALQHGADLAAKDSYYGTALIRAAERGLATIVGELLVAGIEQDHVNASGYQAIHEAVWYGDADAASLDTVRVLIAGGVDLDTASGTEQLTPQQMATAKGFDDIAAALTTAQEASGIANPDASLLAAAESGDADQAAAALRAGANLEVRDDSERTPLLIAATYDRVDVARLLVAMDADPDALDNRHDTPWLVTGVTGSVPMAEALRPANPDVAIKNRFGGLSIHPASERGHLAYVEWVVQTGIDVNHINDLGWTALLEAIVFGDGGSTYQQIVTALLEADAEPSIADANGNTPRQLAQEAGYAELAQIIAGYE, encoded by the coding sequence ATGGATACCGACGACGCACTGGACGAAGATCGGTATCGAGGTCTCAATCTGCGCCGCGAGGGCGGTCCACCGCGCGCTCATCACGATCCGGAGGCCCACATGTCACCCCACACACGAATAGTCAGCGCCCTCGTCCTCGGCGTCGCACTGCTGCTGAGCGGCTGCGGAGCCGGTGCCGATACCGGATCAGGGCCGCGAACCGACACCTCAAGCTCGGCGCCGACAAACTCCGCACCGACGAGCACGTCTGAGGCAAGTACGAGTGCGCCAGCCCCCAGCCCCAGTGACAACAACAAGAAGCAAGACCAGCAGGCCATGGATGCACAGTTGCGCCAGGCCGCCTGGGACGGCGACGTCGAGGCTGCCGCGGAGCTCATCGCGCAGGGCGCAGACGTCAACGCTCAAGACGAAACCCAGCAGTCGGCGTTCCTGATCGCGGCCAGCGAAGGACCGCTAGAGATGCTGAGGTTGGCCCTGCAGCACGGTGCGGATCTCGCGGCTAAGGACAGCTACTACGGAACCGCGCTGATTCGCGCCGCCGAACGCGGACTGGCGACGATCGTCGGGGAGCTCCTGGTGGCCGGAATCGAGCAAGACCACGTGAACGCGTCCGGCTATCAAGCGATCCACGAAGCCGTCTGGTACGGGGACGCAGACGCCGCATCACTCGATACGGTGCGCGTGCTGATCGCAGGCGGCGTCGACCTGGACACCGCATCCGGCACCGAACAACTGACCCCACAACAGATGGCGACCGCGAAAGGGTTCGATGACATCGCGGCGGCATTGACCACCGCGCAGGAAGCGAGCGGTATCGCGAACCCCGACGCGTCCCTGCTAGCGGCCGCCGAATCCGGGGATGCCGACCAGGCCGCTGCCGCATTGCGCGCCGGGGCCAACCTGGAGGTGCGCGACGACAGCGAGCGCACTCCCCTGCTCATCGCCGCGACGTACGATCGCGTCGACGTGGCCCGCCTGCTGGTCGCGATGGACGCCGATCCAGACGCTCTCGATAACCGGCACGACACTCCGTGGTTGGTCACCGGCGTCACCGGCAGCGTGCCGATGGCCGAAGCCCTGCGGCCGGCGAATCCAGATGTAGCGATAAAGAACCGATTCGGTGGCTTGTCGATCCATCCGGCGAGTGAACGCGGCCATCTGGCGTACGTCGAGTGGGTGGTTCAGACAGGCATCGATGTCAACCACATCAACGACCTGGGATGGACAGCGCTGCTGGAAGCGATCGTGTTCGGTGACGGTGGATCGACGTATCAACAGATCGTCACCGCTCTGTTGGAAGCGGACGCCGAGCCGTCAATTGCCGATGCCAACGGAAATACCCCACGCCAATTGGCGCAAGAGGCCGGCTACGCCGAACTCGCTCAGATCATCGCCGGGTACGAATAG
- the fumC gene encoding class II fumarate hydratase translates to MTTRNESDSMGQIEVAADRYWGAQTERSLHNFDIGRDSFVWGRPIVRALGILKKAAAEANADLDQLPTDVAQLISRAADEVIAGDLDDHFPLVVFQTGSGTQSNMNSNEVISNRAIELAGGEMGSKAPVHPNDHVNRGQSSNDTFPTAMHIAVALELRERLYDGVSTLRDTLDAKAKQFEDIVKVGRTHLQDATPITLGQEIGGWVAQIDHALADVRHAENGLHRLAIGGTAVGTGLNAHPQFGDLAAKKIAEQTGIPFTSAQNKFAALAAHDELVSVSAALRTLAGALFKIANDVRWLASGPRNGIGEIVIPENEPGSSIMPGKVNPTQCEALTMVGARVFGNDATVAFGGSQGNFELNVYKPVMAHAVLESIRLIADACISFNDQCAVGIEPNRERIAHNLETNLMQVTALNPHIGYDKAAAIAKKAHKEGTSLREAALSLGYLTDEQFDEWVVPLNMTHS, encoded by the coding sequence ATGACTACGCGCAATGAATCCGACAGCATGGGGCAGATCGAGGTCGCCGCGGACCGATACTGGGGAGCGCAGACCGAGCGCAGCTTGCACAACTTCGACATCGGACGCGACTCGTTCGTCTGGGGCCGCCCGATCGTCCGTGCGCTGGGCATCTTGAAGAAGGCTGCCGCCGAGGCGAACGCTGACCTTGACCAACTCCCGACCGATGTCGCGCAGCTGATCTCACGCGCCGCCGACGAGGTCATCGCCGGCGATCTGGATGACCACTTCCCGCTGGTCGTGTTCCAGACCGGGAGCGGCACGCAGAGCAATATGAACTCGAACGAGGTCATCTCCAATCGCGCCATCGAACTGGCCGGCGGCGAGATGGGGTCCAAGGCGCCTGTGCACCCGAACGACCACGTGAACCGCGGCCAGTCCAGCAACGACACCTTCCCCACCGCGATGCACATCGCCGTCGCACTGGAGTTGCGTGAACGGCTGTACGACGGGGTCTCGACGCTACGCGACACACTCGATGCCAAAGCAAAGCAGTTCGAGGACATCGTCAAGGTCGGGCGCACTCACCTGCAGGACGCCACCCCCATCACTCTGGGCCAGGAAATCGGCGGTTGGGTCGCTCAGATCGACCACGCGCTGGCCGATGTCCGTCACGCGGAGAACGGACTGCATCGGCTCGCGATCGGCGGTACGGCGGTCGGTACCGGACTCAATGCGCACCCGCAGTTTGGCGACCTGGCTGCCAAGAAGATCGCCGAGCAGACCGGTATCCCGTTCACCAGCGCACAGAACAAGTTTGCCGCCCTGGCCGCACATGACGAGCTCGTATCGGTCAGTGCCGCGCTGCGCACCCTCGCTGGCGCGCTGTTCAAGATCGCTAACGACGTCCGCTGGCTGGCCTCGGGGCCCCGCAACGGAATCGGCGAAATCGTGATCCCGGAGAACGAACCGGGCTCCAGCATCATGCCTGGCAAGGTCAACCCGACTCAGTGCGAGGCGTTGACGATGGTCGGCGCCCGAGTGTTCGGTAACGACGCGACGGTCGCTTTTGGTGGCAGCCAGGGCAATTTCGAACTCAACGTCTACAAGCCGGTGATGGCGCACGCCGTCCTCGAGTCGATCCGGCTCATCGCCGACGCCTGCATCTCGTTCAACGATCAGTGCGCCGTCGGAATCGAGCCCAACCGCGAGCGGATCGCGCACAACCTTGAGACGAACCTGATGCAGGTCACCGCGCTCAACCCGCACATCGGTTACGACAAGGCCGCGGCGATCGCGAAGAAGGCGCATAAGGAAGGGACGTCATTACGTGAAGCGGCGCTCTCGCTCGGTTACCTCACGGACGAGCAGTTTGACGAGTGGGTCGTCCCGCTGAACATGACGCATTCCTAG
- a CDS encoding sensor histidine kinase, with the protein MTKDPAPATSAAQIAASSRRRWPLKWQLTALTAGLIVIAVAIIGGVSVGIQQRSLLDRLDGQVRVALDASARSLNDAQPEPPENQGPTLGPGPQPGSISLVIVNDVPLLAQLTEHDGTDRALSDDEIAALTASAGTADQPEDVDLGAAGEYRVAADSVEVMGKPATVISAHSLDEVTQTVRDAIITFVIVAVIAVIIALLVAIALISLGLRPLRRVAGVAAKVTHTPLTSGVVVIPQRVTAADSDGHTEVGQVGGALNTLLEHVEESLRIREQSEQRLRQFIADASHELRTPLTTIRGYADLVARADADLPQEISHSVQRIRSESVRMTALVDDLLLLARLDSGVPLRTESIQLAGLVVEACADARITATDHTWILELSDDAADLEVTGDPDRIRQVLVNLLANAGTHTPVGTTISTRLFTSADGRHAVLRVADDGPGISHELLPHIFDRFSRGDSARSRADGGTGLGTAIVEAIVRAHGGQVSVASDGGGTQFTVTLPINRTE; encoded by the coding sequence ATGACTAAGGACCCCGCACCAGCAACCTCGGCCGCCCAGATCGCCGCCTCGTCCCGCCGCCGCTGGCCACTGAAGTGGCAACTCACCGCGCTGACCGCCGGTTTGATCGTCATCGCGGTCGCGATTATTGGCGGCGTCAGCGTGGGAATCCAACAGCGAAGCCTGCTCGATCGGTTGGACGGACAGGTGCGCGTCGCGCTCGATGCGTCGGCACGAAGCTTGAACGACGCCCAGCCGGAACCACCCGAGAACCAAGGGCCCACCCTCGGTCCGGGTCCACAGCCCGGCTCGATCTCGCTCGTGATTGTGAACGACGTTCCACTGCTCGCTCAACTGACTGAGCATGACGGAACGGACCGCGCGCTCAGCGACGACGAGATCGCCGCGCTCACGGCGTCGGCCGGCACCGCCGATCAACCCGAGGACGTCGACCTCGGCGCCGCCGGAGAGTATCGAGTCGCAGCCGATTCCGTCGAGGTGATGGGCAAGCCAGCCACTGTCATTTCCGCGCACTCGCTCGATGAGGTCACCCAGACCGTGCGGGACGCCATCATCACCTTCGTCATCGTCGCCGTGATCGCGGTGATCATCGCGCTCCTGGTAGCCATCGCGCTCATCAGCCTCGGGCTGCGACCACTGCGGCGCGTCGCCGGTGTGGCCGCCAAGGTCACCCACACGCCGCTGACCTCCGGTGTCGTCGTGATTCCGCAACGTGTGACGGCCGCGGATTCCGACGGACACACGGAAGTTGGTCAGGTGGGCGGAGCCCTGAACACCCTCCTGGAACACGTCGAAGAATCGCTGCGGATCCGAGAACAGAGCGAACAGCGTCTGCGTCAGTTCATCGCCGATGCCAGCCACGAACTGCGCACGCCGCTGACCACCATCCGCGGTTACGCGGACCTCGTTGCCCGCGCAGACGCTGACCTCCCTCAGGAAATCAGCCACTCGGTGCAGCGGATCCGCTCCGAGTCGGTACGGATGACCGCTCTCGTGGATGACCTCCTGCTCCTGGCCCGCCTGGATTCCGGCGTACCGCTGCGGACCGAATCCATCCAGCTCGCCGGTCTGGTTGTCGAGGCCTGCGCCGATGCCCGGATCACCGCGACCGACCACACGTGGATCCTCGAACTTTCCGATGACGCGGCTGACCTTGAGGTGACTGGCGATCCGGATCGGATCCGCCAGGTGCTGGTGAACTTGCTCGCGAACGCGGGAACGCATACGCCGGTCGGCACGACCATCAGCACGCGGCTGTTCACTTCCGCCGATGGCAGGCACGCCGTGCTCCGGGTCGCAGACGATGGCCCGGGTATTTCGCATGAACTGCTGCCCCATATCTTCGATCGATTCTCTCGCGGCGATTCGGCGCGGTCACGTGCCGACGGCGGCACTGGCCTCGGCACCGCGATCGTCGAAGCGATCGTGCGCGCTCATGGCGGACAGGTGAGCGTCGCTAGCGATGGAGGCGGCACGCAGTTCACCGTCACCCTGCCCATCAACCGAACTGAGTGA
- a CDS encoding sensor histidine kinase, translated as MDVATNGSAVQQADARRPGGGLLGSIRNLDPWLHIALAALIASCTARYVSRHGLDASGVLILLGAIALMGAYAVRPFARRTVSGSRVWVGVIIAIWAVLTLVAPSFAWTAVPLAFAAMQVLPFRYSLPVVVLMTAVVSFAWLRIVPEFDPTLIVGPVGIALVTVMSFRALERGSLLRQRLLDELTDAQADLALAQRRAGALAERARLSREIHDSVGQGLTSINLHLQAADREFADRPDLARSYAHTASQTARESLDEVRRIVRDLAPAVLDDAESLVPAIQRVVDSKATDIPVEIHVHGVETPVPVAVAGAIVRTVQGALGNVLEHAGQCRVAITLTYEPDSLILDVRDDGRGFTPQRRGSREARGHGLAGIARRAESLGGWANIESAPGDGTTLTVCIPLYDRPSGTASEGQP; from the coding sequence ATGGACGTCGCCACGAACGGATCCGCTGTGCAGCAGGCCGATGCGCGACGTCCTGGCGGCGGATTGTTGGGCTCGATCAGAAACCTCGACCCGTGGCTGCACATCGCGCTCGCTGCGCTGATCGCCAGTTGTACCGCGCGATACGTCTCTCGGCACGGCCTGGACGCAAGCGGCGTCCTGATTCTGCTCGGCGCGATCGCGTTGATGGGTGCGTACGCCGTGCGCCCGTTCGCCCGGCGCACGGTATCCGGTTCCCGGGTATGGGTCGGCGTGATCATCGCGATCTGGGCCGTACTGACGCTCGTCGCGCCGTCCTTCGCATGGACCGCCGTACCGCTGGCCTTCGCGGCGATGCAGGTGCTGCCGTTCCGATATTCGCTTCCGGTGGTCGTGCTGATGACCGCGGTGGTAAGTTTTGCCTGGCTGCGTATCGTTCCCGAGTTCGACCCCACACTCATCGTCGGACCGGTCGGGATCGCCCTGGTCACGGTGATGTCGTTCCGTGCACTGGAGCGCGGCTCGTTGCTCCGACAACGTCTGTTGGACGAACTGACCGACGCTCAGGCTGATCTGGCGCTCGCACAGCGGCGGGCCGGAGCGCTCGCCGAGCGAGCCCGGCTGTCGCGGGAGATCCACGATTCGGTTGGGCAGGGTCTGACCAGCATCAATCTGCACCTACAAGCCGCGGACCGGGAGTTCGCTGATCGCCCCGACCTGGCCCGCAGTTACGCCCACACGGCGTCACAGACAGCCCGCGAGAGCCTCGACGAGGTACGCCGGATCGTCCGCGATCTGGCGCCCGCCGTGCTCGATGACGCCGAGTCGCTCGTGCCGGCGATCCAGCGTGTGGTCGACTCGAAGGCCACCGATATTCCAGTCGAGATTCACGTGCATGGCGTGGAAACGCCGGTGCCGGTGGCGGTCGCGGGCGCGATCGTGCGCACCGTTCAGGGTGCGCTCGGTAACGTGCTCGAGCACGCCGGCCAGTGCCGGGTGGCGATCACGTTGACGTACGAACCCGACTCCTTGATCCTCGACGTACGCGATGATGGGCGCGGTTTTACGCCGCAGCGGCGAGGCTCGCGCGAGGCACGTGGGCATGGACTCGCGGGCATCGCGCGACGCGCTGAATCTCTGGGTGGGTGGGCGAATATCGAGAGCGCGCCGGGTGACGGGACGACGCTCACCGTGTGCATCCCGCTCTACGACAGACCATCGGGCACCGCTTCTGAAGGACAGCCGTGA
- a CDS encoding class I adenylate-forming enzyme family protein, protein MKPDVTGVSALDLNLAGRCVVGDQLTRSAEQFGERVAIKDGTGSVTYAELERTANAIGRGLLNLGLQRQEPVGFIMGNSWQFMATYYGCAKAALISLPINLAQVPDEIRFCLADAEVGTIVIDDAYVAILEQIIAELPQVTRIVLHGGEQRTIGGIQTTSWDSLADGDGSLLEVPVYDRDILQCLYSSGTTSRPKGVLTAHVSVVVACLTTAITFGHKWGNEPSVFGVIVPLFHTTALNVLTMPTLTTGGTVVALPGFEPEQFVDSLKNDRLTHIMLLPHMYELLLQSPRAEGKTFEDVRICMYAMAQMPDERVGRIKKLFPNGYALLGSGMTECVPPTVFQLPEHEVTKTASWGPPVATVDTRIVDPGGELLPRGEHGEIVYRGAQVMAGYWNRGDVNSEVFANGWLRTGDLGYKDEDGVIWFTDRSKDMIKSGGENVSSMEVERMILEHPHIVDAGVIGVPDERWGEAVTAFVVTDGTDVTEADVIAHCKERLGGYKVPKRVVMTDVLPKTATGKVQKHELRKLA, encoded by the coding sequence ATGAAACCCGATGTAACCGGAGTGTCAGCGCTTGACTTGAACCTCGCCGGGCGCTGCGTCGTTGGCGATCAACTCACCCGCTCGGCTGAGCAGTTCGGCGAGCGCGTAGCGATCAAGGACGGCACCGGATCGGTGACGTACGCCGAACTGGAACGGACCGCCAACGCGATCGGACGCGGCCTACTCAACCTGGGACTGCAGCGCCAGGAGCCAGTCGGTTTCATCATGGGCAACTCATGGCAGTTCATGGCCACCTACTACGGCTGCGCGAAGGCAGCGCTGATCAGCCTGCCCATCAACCTCGCTCAGGTCCCCGACGAAATCCGGTTCTGCCTCGCCGACGCCGAGGTCGGCACCATCGTGATCGACGATGCGTACGTGGCGATACTCGAGCAGATCATCGCCGAACTCCCGCAAGTCACCCGGATCGTGCTGCATGGTGGCGAGCAACGCACGATCGGCGGCATCCAGACGACATCGTGGGATTCGCTGGCGGACGGCGACGGCTCACTGCTCGAGGTCCCGGTGTACGACCGGGACATCCTGCAATGTCTGTATTCCAGCGGTACGACGTCCCGCCCCAAGGGTGTGCTCACGGCTCACGTGTCGGTCGTCGTCGCCTGCCTGACCACTGCGATCACGTTCGGGCACAAGTGGGGTAACGAGCCCAGCGTGTTCGGTGTGATCGTCCCGCTGTTTCACACCACCGCGCTGAACGTGCTGACCATGCCGACGCTGACCACCGGTGGAACCGTCGTCGCCCTGCCGGGTTTTGAACCCGAGCAATTCGTCGACTCGCTCAAGAACGACCGCCTCACGCACATCATGCTGCTGCCGCACATGTACGAGTTGCTGCTGCAGAGTCCACGTGCGGAAGGAAAGACCTTCGAAGACGTGCGGATCTGCATGTACGCGATGGCCCAAATGCCGGACGAGCGAGTGGGGCGGATCAAGAAACTATTCCCGAACGGCTACGCCCTGCTGGGCTCGGGGATGACCGAATGCGTACCTCCGACGGTATTTCAATTGCCCGAGCACGAGGTCACGAAGACGGCGTCCTGGGGGCCGCCGGTCGCCACCGTGGATACCCGGATCGTCGATCCAGGCGGCGAACTGCTGCCACGCGGGGAGCATGGCGAAATCGTCTACCGCGGCGCTCAGGTGATGGCTGGCTATTGGAACCGCGGCGACGTCAACAGCGAAGTGTTCGCGAACGGATGGCTGCGCACCGGCGACCTCGGTTATAAGGACGAAGACGGCGTCATCTGGTTCACCGACCGTTCGAAGGACATGATCAAGTCTGGCGGCGAGAACGTGTCGTCGATGGAAGTCGAACGGATGATCCTGGAACACCCACATATCGTGGATGCAGGCGTAATCGGCGTACCGGACGAACGCTGGGGCGAGGCCGTCACCGCGTTCGTCGTCACCGATGGCACCGACGTGACGGAGGCAGACGTGATCGCACATTGCAAGGAACGCCTCGGCGGCTACAAGGTGCCGAAGCGCGTCGTGATGACCGACGTCCTGCCGAAGACAGCGACCGGCAAGGTACAGAAGCACGAGCTACGCAAACTCGCCTGA
- a CDS encoding intradiol ring-cleavage dioxygenase, producing the protein MARIPEATYTPEGPTYEGRLLDRSDEEVVDQGARFDIQTVITRRGVIGVFGAAVGAAVLSACTPSDSTSRSASGGTSSTASTSAGSSSTGTSAAESTAASGGLPSGEIPEETAGPYPGDGSNGPDVLEQSGIVRSDIRSSIGGGATADGVGLQLTLTVLNMANDDVPFEGAAVYAWHCDAQGRYSMYSEGVEDDTYLRGVQVADADGNVSFASIFPGCYAGRWPHIHFEVYPDVDSIDDPQNAIATSQIALPKDSCEAVYATAEYDGSADNLSQVSLDSDGIFASDGGELQLATVSGDTSNGYQATLTVRVDTSTEPGNADMGGAPDGGTGAGPGGQGAGSTPN; encoded by the coding sequence ATGGCGCGCATTCCCGAGGCCACCTACACACCTGAAGGACCCACCTACGAAGGGCGCCTGCTTGATCGTTCCGATGAGGAAGTGGTCGATCAAGGTGCTCGATTCGATATTCAGACCGTGATCACTCGGCGCGGCGTCATCGGTGTCTTCGGCGCTGCTGTTGGCGCGGCCGTCCTATCTGCCTGCACCCCGTCGGACTCCACAAGCCGCTCAGCGTCCGGTGGCACATCATCTACCGCGTCGACCTCCGCCGGATCGTCGTCCACCGGGACCTCGGCTGCCGAATCAACGGCGGCGAGCGGAGGCCTTCCCTCGGGTGAGATCCCGGAAGAGACTGCCGGGCCATACCCGGGCGATGGGTCGAACGGGCCCGATGTGCTCGAGCAGAGCGGAATCGTCCGCTCAGACATTCGCTCCAGCATCGGTGGCGGTGCGACTGCGGATGGAGTCGGGCTGCAGTTGACCTTGACGGTGCTCAATATGGCCAACGACGACGTTCCATTCGAGGGCGCCGCGGTCTATGCCTGGCATTGCGATGCGCAGGGGCGCTACTCGATGTACTCCGAGGGGGTCGAGGACGACACGTATCTGCGCGGCGTTCAGGTCGCGGATGCGGACGGCAACGTGTCGTTCGCATCGATCTTCCCCGGCTGCTATGCCGGCCGCTGGCCGCACATCCATTTCGAGGTATATCCAGATGTCGACTCGATCGATGACCCGCAGAACGCTATCGCAACGTCTCAGATCGCGCTCCCGAAAGATAGCTGCGAGGCGGTCTATGCGACCGCGGAGTACGACGGATCCGCGGACAATCTCTCGCAGGTCAGCTTGGACTCCGACGGCATTTTCGCCTCGGACGGCGGCGAGTTGCAACTCGCGACCGTTAGCGGCGATACGTCCAACGGCTACCAGGCCACGCTCACGGTCCGCGTCGACACGAGCACGGAACCCGGTAACGCAGATATGGGTGGCGCTCCGGACGGCGGCACAGGGGCCGGGCCGGGTGGACAAGGCGCCGGCAGTACACCGAACTAG
- the tatC gene encoding twin-arginine translocase subunit TatC: MSSAAARTAMPWGEHLSEARRRAVRAAAALLASVVIGYVLSDAVMTLLREPIVQIAESRQATLNYDTVTGAFNLRMRIALFSGLFIASPILMYELFAFLAPGLQRRERRYLVGFVATAVPLFLAGGLVGLRLFPNMVELLVGFASSEDSTILQASEYFDFAMRIAVMSAIAFVLPVLLVMLNFVGVLTGAAMVRAWRPALIAILVFSALATPSADVVSMVLIAGCLCVLTAAAAVVGVLHDRALERRVAVAPDPDPADIRIPEFV; this comes from the coding sequence ATGAGCTCCGCGGCCGCGCGTACGGCGATGCCCTGGGGCGAGCACCTGAGTGAGGCGCGGCGCCGGGCGGTGCGTGCGGCCGCGGCCTTACTTGCTTCGGTGGTGATTGGATACGTCCTCTCGGATGCTGTCATGACGCTACTGCGTGAGCCAATCGTGCAGATCGCCGAATCTCGACAAGCCACGTTGAACTACGACACCGTGACCGGCGCATTCAACCTACGAATGCGGATCGCCCTGTTCTCCGGGTTATTCATCGCCAGCCCGATCCTGATGTACGAGCTGTTCGCGTTCCTGGCGCCGGGTCTGCAGCGCCGCGAACGTCGATACCTTGTCGGATTCGTAGCAACGGCGGTGCCGTTGTTTCTCGCCGGCGGGCTGGTTGGTCTGAGACTGTTCCCGAACATGGTTGAACTGCTGGTCGGGTTCGCCTCCAGCGAGGACAGCACCATCCTGCAGGCCTCCGAGTACTTCGACTTCGCGATGCGGATCGCTGTGATGTCGGCGATTGCGTTCGTGCTCCCGGTGCTACTGGTGATGCTGAACTTCGTCGGCGTCCTAACCGGCGCCGCGATGGTGCGGGCGTGGCGACCTGCGCTGATCGCAATCCTGGTGTTCAGCGCCCTGGCGACCCCGTCGGCCGATGTGGTGTCGATGGTGCTCATTGCCGGATGCCTTTGCGTACTCACCGCCGCAGCCGCGGTAGTCGGCGTGCTGCATGACCGGGCGTTGGAACGACGCGTAGCAGTCGCGCCAGATCCCGACCCTGCTGATATCCGGATTCCAGAGTTTGTCTGA
- a CDS encoding response regulator transcription factor: protein MTAPTRPDGEPIRVLIVDDDPLISDLLAMAARTEGWQPRTASDGYEGLRAIREFDPDIVILDVMMPGLDGVHTVSRLREQGNDVPVLFLTAKDDVADRIAGLQAGGDDYVTKPFSLEEVIVRLRGMIRRHVQSAPLSTRIVVGDLTLDEQTHDVTRAGTPIDLTATEFALLRYLMQNPRAVLSKTQILDRVWEYDFGGRASVVELYISYLRKKIDALGPPMIHTFRGAGYSIRPAND, encoded by the coding sequence ATGACCGCGCCCACTCGTCCGGACGGCGAACCGATCCGGGTACTGATCGTCGACGACGATCCGCTGATCAGCGACCTGCTCGCCATGGCCGCCCGCACCGAGGGATGGCAGCCCCGGACGGCGAGCGACGGTTATGAGGGGTTGCGCGCGATACGCGAATTCGACCCGGACATCGTGATCCTCGATGTGATGATGCCTGGACTGGACGGCGTCCACACGGTCAGCCGGCTACGCGAGCAGGGAAACGACGTACCTGTGCTGTTCCTGACCGCGAAGGATGACGTCGCCGACCGTATCGCCGGACTCCAGGCGGGCGGCGACGACTACGTCACAAAACCGTTCAGTCTCGAAGAGGTCATCGTCCGGTTGCGCGGCATGATTCGCCGACACGTTCAGTCCGCCCCGCTCAGCACGCGCATCGTCGTCGGAGATCTCACGCTTGACGAGCAGACTCACGATGTCACGCGCGCGGGGACGCCGATAGACCTGACCGCCACCGAGTTCGCGCTGCTGCGTTACCTGATGCAGAACCCCCGCGCCGTACTCAGCAAGACGCAGATCCTCGACCGCGTGTGGGAGTACGACTTCGGTGGCCGGGCGAGCGTCGTTGAGCTCTACATCTCCTACCTGCGCAAGAAGATCGACGCGCTCGGCCCGCCGATGATCCACACTTTCCGCGGCGCGGGCTATTCGATTCGGCCCGCCAATGACTAA
- a CDS encoding twin-arginine translocase TatA/TatE family subunit: protein MFSNLTGWHAIIILAVVVLLFGAAKLPALAKSVGQSMRILRSEVEHSTEPTTAAPSVAAPSTRVASDESANASSSAGVVSVNAAPIREAAQA from the coding sequence ATGTTCTCAAACCTTACTGGCTGGCATGCAATCATCATTCTGGCCGTCGTCGTGCTGCTTTTCGGGGCTGCCAAACTACCGGCGCTGGCCAAGAGTGTCGGCCAGTCCATGCGCATCTTGCGCAGCGAGGTCGAGCATTCGACTGAGCCGACGACAGCGGCCCCGAGTGTCGCAGCACCGTCGACAAGAGTGGCCAGCGATGAGTCGGCTAACGCATCGTCCAGTGCTGGTGTCGTCAGCGTGAATGCGGCTCCGATTCGCGAAGCGGCTCAGGCATGA